Proteins from a single region of Streptomyces spectabilis:
- a CDS encoding MarR family winged helix-turn-helix transcriptional regulator → MPETPRVGTGQLMELLSVSLGAYYGDFTAAAARENLTASQGKTLSVLRRGPAAMRVLAGTLACDASNMTGIIDRLEKRDLVRREPSPGDRRVKNVVLTAEGERVIDAIRANMGTTLAGLDTLDDEERTTLHDLLSRVFLPGPGAAS, encoded by the coding sequence ATGCCTGAGACTCCCCGCGTCGGCACCGGCCAGCTGATGGAGCTGCTGTCGGTGTCGCTCGGCGCCTACTACGGCGATTTCACGGCCGCGGCCGCCCGTGAGAACCTCACGGCCAGCCAGGGCAAGACCCTGAGCGTGCTGCGGCGCGGCCCCGCCGCGATGCGCGTGCTCGCCGGGACGCTGGCCTGCGACGCCTCGAACATGACGGGGATCATCGACCGCCTGGAGAAGCGCGACCTGGTGCGGCGCGAGCCGAGCCCCGGCGACCGGCGCGTCAAGAACGTCGTCCTCACCGCCGAGGGCGAGCGCGTCATCGACGCGATCCGCGCGAACATGGGCACCACGCTGGCGGGCCTGGACACCCTCGACGACGAGGAGCGCACGACCCTGCACGACCTCCTGAGCCGCGTCTTCCTCCCCGGCCCCGGCGCCGCGTCCTAG
- a CDS encoding serine peptidase: MGNHQPGQSAQDAAARLTGIWQGHLARGPGAALMSTADLSVAYYADHVQDEDAQGGDVGLDDLPDDAEQLVRLWLGELGLPDEEDQGPGTWPVRQALGWLAARRRLSPRLVERFVARFFGEVATYLRSGTRARDDARNAVAETIARERPDVVIAHSLGSVVAYETLWAHPEHQVELFLTLGSPLALPHAVFPRLDPAPADGVGGRPPSVRRWVNVADLGDLVALPVRGVSRHFRGVDADTHETIHAFDFRLAAHYLASAAVGETLTGHAARA; this comes from the coding sequence GTGGGGAACCACCAGCCGGGGCAGTCCGCGCAGGACGCGGCGGCACGGCTGACCGGGATCTGGCAGGGGCATCTGGCCCGGGGCCCCGGCGCCGCCCTGATGAGCACGGCGGACCTGTCCGTCGCGTACTACGCCGACCACGTCCAGGACGAGGACGCGCAGGGCGGCGACGTCGGCCTGGACGATCTGCCGGACGACGCCGAGCAGTTGGTCCGGCTCTGGCTGGGTGAGCTGGGCCTGCCGGACGAGGAGGACCAGGGGCCGGGCACGTGGCCCGTCCGGCAGGCGCTGGGCTGGCTGGCCGCACGGCGCCGCCTCTCACCGCGGCTCGTCGAGCGGTTCGTCGCCCGGTTCTTCGGCGAGGTGGCCACGTATCTGCGGAGCGGGACGCGGGCCAGGGACGACGCGCGGAACGCGGTGGCGGAGACGATCGCCCGCGAGCGGCCCGATGTGGTGATCGCGCACTCGCTCGGCTCCGTCGTCGCCTACGAAACGCTGTGGGCGCACCCCGAGCACCAGGTGGAGCTGTTCCTCACGCTCGGCTCGCCCCTCGCCCTGCCGCACGCCGTCTTCCCCCGTCTTGATCCCGCGCCCGCCGACGGTGTCGGCGGGCGCCCGCCGTCGGTGCGCCGCTGGGTCAACGTCGCCGACCTCGGTGACCTGGTCGCCCTGCCGGTGCGCGGTGTCTCCCGGCACTTCCGCGGGGTGGACGCCGACACCCACGAGACCATCCACGCCTTCGACTTCCGTCTGGCGGCGCACTACCTGGCCAGTGCGGCGGTGGGGGAGACACTGACCGGGCACGCCGCCCGCGCCTGA
- a CDS encoding CU044_2847 family protein, producing the protein MREVARFPLADGGIASVEVEDQEYGARSLARRGGYIEAASTLDHAMDQIRDVASAMVRPLRDIQPRPDGVEVAFGVRLNAEAGALISSSVVESHFQVTLTWTATPPAREPGEVSD; encoded by the coding sequence ATGCGCGAGGTGGCCCGGTTCCCGCTGGCCGACGGCGGGATCGCGAGCGTGGAGGTGGAGGACCAGGAGTACGGCGCGCGCTCCTTGGCCCGCCGCGGCGGCTACATCGAGGCCGCCAGCACCCTGGACCACGCCATGGATCAGATCCGCGACGTCGCGAGCGCGATGGTGCGCCCCCTGCGCGACATCCAACCGCGGCCGGACGGCGTCGAAGTGGCCTTCGGCGTACGGCTGAACGCGGAAGCGGGAGCCCTCATCTCCAGCAGCGTGGTGGAGAGCCACTTCCAGGTGACCCTGACCTGGACGGCCACGCCGCCGGCCCGCGAACCCGGCGAGGTCAGCGACTGA
- a CDS encoding AAA family ATPase, producing the protein MTHTTEPPPAPRGPDPAPPAGSPAERSLVISVGAFRPPPAVPADEEAPPGFRPLRFAHRHSDAVALALSALGHQLHGDGVLADPALAETQGALDEALRATPVTGGLVVHVLTHGHTDDQGGLYLAMSDSGPYDGLDVEAWLRAVERRPDQPSVLLLLDVCHAGSAVDWQWVAWRTRLRAERRKAWVLAASAADEKAYRGRFSQAVAAVLRRVRADGLGTDPGVEFVPVSLVAREIRRTLDALWREEDGRPQHLDSTPLALGEEPALRLFRNPRYRSTPLARLRLHTEDSLRGFLAELDPVLDAQHYMGRAFGTHKAPGRAVCLFTGRRDELGLLTPWVDGVTDQDPHLRVVTGSPGSGKSALLGMLVCAAHPDLRALLIDRLPPDLPLPGRGTSFAAVHARGRGTGELAASLAGQLGLGTGADAWTASDVVGALRHRVSNGGPPAVIVVDALDEAAHVPDTVALLLLPLARARTVDRGRRRRGGQPVCRLLVGTRDVAEAAALLAEARQRGVLDLDTVPTAALRTDVTHYLLRHLERDPAYDTAAQAALRKELSLRIAEALVPDGGTPGGAARAGAPGSYLLASLYLQHLLTAPGPVGPGGVDRAVAEVPRDVPDVLALHLRQLDDAWARPVLAALSHAAHPGLPAELVLVLAPLMDGAPAAAADRAAVSRVLADLAFYLRRSVDTDGTTLYRLFHQELVDHLKAAPVSAAAVHRALLSVLRPAGAGTVDWALALPYHLRHLVGHAAAAGLRDTLLADPGFLAHADPAGLTGHLDAAESPEARELAGVYRMSTDRHRRADPAARRSVMAIDAARSQNAVLARRLAHSPGAAPVAWTPSWFSGRASRRASGTVLVTQRTVTALAVGESAGRPVALSTDGTELLLWDLWTEQPLGLPMTGHTRRVHAVALGRLGTRTYGLTGAGDATVRQWDLEEQRPHGPALRGHRGAVTGVAFVAVDGVPLVLSAATDGTLRLWDPHRGQPVGPPISTGTAPVRALAVLDLPGAPLAVTADGDGAVRLWSLGRRTALGAALPGAPALIECLSATPVGRGRALVLAAGADRTCLWDVALGGTVADPVPVAGPPSRLPPATGPVGLLASSGPAPAVAVIPRAENLALRSLPDGAERVLGGHTRSITALATSVVGGRRVVLTGSRDTTVRRWYPDSPTPPPEYGHPGPVTALACGTIGALRVAAVAAGAEVCLRDLTTGRVLRRVGTAHGVVTGVAFARTSRRTVLVSVGADRAVRITGADGEQTGPPLTGHTGRVDALAVGRLDGGPVAVTGGVDHSIAVWDLTGRSLLGRHVSAHDAPVTGIALAAAADGSATVVSCGDDRTVRLWHLTSEGLFPRGVVRQEGPVRSVALRPSVAGPVAVTVGGDHSIRLWDTTGGDPLGPPLAGHTAAVSSVALGRCQGVPAAFSLGADATLRAWDLHGRRPLALLELPEPGEALAWAPGQGLLIGLGRDVLLLREAPR; encoded by the coding sequence ATGACACACACGACCGAGCCGCCCCCGGCGCCGCGCGGACCGGACCCGGCCCCTCCCGCAGGGAGCCCGGCCGAGCGTTCCCTCGTCATCTCCGTGGGCGCCTTCCGGCCGCCGCCGGCCGTCCCCGCCGACGAGGAGGCCCCGCCCGGCTTCCGCCCGCTGCGCTTCGCCCACCGACACAGCGATGCCGTGGCCCTCGCGCTGTCCGCGCTCGGGCACCAGCTGCACGGCGACGGCGTGCTCGCCGACCCGGCCCTCGCCGAGACCCAGGGCGCCCTCGACGAGGCCCTGCGCGCCACCCCCGTCACGGGCGGTCTGGTCGTGCACGTCCTCACCCACGGCCACACCGACGACCAGGGCGGCCTGTACCTCGCCATGAGCGACAGCGGTCCGTACGACGGGCTCGACGTGGAGGCCTGGCTGCGCGCGGTCGAGCGCCGCCCCGACCAGCCCTCCGTGCTGCTGCTCCTCGACGTCTGCCACGCCGGGTCGGCTGTCGACTGGCAGTGGGTCGCGTGGCGGACGCGGCTGCGCGCCGAGCGCCGCAAGGCATGGGTGCTCGCCGCGTCGGCGGCGGACGAGAAGGCTTACCGAGGCCGGTTCAGCCAGGCCGTCGCCGCGGTCCTGCGGCGGGTCCGCGCCGACGGCCTGGGCACCGACCCGGGCGTCGAGTTCGTCCCCGTCTCGCTGGTCGCACGGGAGATACGCAGGACCCTCGACGCCCTGTGGCGGGAGGAGGACGGCAGACCGCAGCACCTGGACAGCACGCCGCTCGCCCTGGGCGAGGAGCCCGCCCTGCGCCTTTTCCGCAACCCCCGCTACCGGTCGACGCCGCTGGCCCGGCTGCGCCTGCACACCGAGGACTCCCTGCGCGGCTTCCTCGCCGAGCTCGACCCCGTGCTCGACGCCCAGCACTACATGGGGCGCGCCTTCGGCACGCACAAGGCGCCCGGCCGCGCGGTGTGCCTGTTCACCGGCCGCCGCGACGAGTTGGGGCTGCTCACGCCGTGGGTGGACGGCGTCACCGACCAGGACCCGCACCTGCGTGTGGTCACCGGCAGCCCGGGATCGGGGAAGTCGGCCCTCCTCGGCATGCTGGTGTGCGCCGCCCATCCGGACCTCCGCGCCCTGCTGATCGACAGGCTGCCGCCGGACCTGCCCCTGCCGGGGCGCGGGACCTCGTTCGCCGCCGTGCACGCGCGCGGCCGCGGCACCGGCGAGCTCGCCGCCTCCCTGGCGGGGCAGTTGGGGCTCGGCACGGGGGCCGACGCGTGGACGGCGTCCGACGTCGTGGGCGCGCTGCGCCACCGGGTGTCGAACGGCGGCCCGCCCGCCGTGATCGTCGTCGACGCCCTCGACGAGGCGGCCCACGTGCCGGACACCGTGGCCCTGTTGCTCCTCCCGCTCGCGCGGGCCCGCACCGTCGACCGGGGCCGGCGGCGGCGCGGCGGACAGCCCGTGTGCCGCCTCCTGGTGGGCACCCGGGACGTGGCCGAGGCGGCCGCGCTGCTCGCCGAGGCACGGCAGCGCGGAGTGCTGGACCTCGACACGGTGCCCACCGCCGCGCTGCGCACCGACGTGACCCATTACCTCCTGCGGCACCTGGAGCGGGATCCCGCGTACGACACGGCCGCTCAGGCGGCGCTTCGGAAGGAACTCAGCCTGCGGATCGCCGAGGCCCTGGTGCCGGACGGCGGGACCCCCGGCGGCGCGGCACGGGCCGGAGCGCCGGGCTCGTACCTCCTGGCGAGCCTGTACCTCCAGCATCTGCTGACGGCGCCGGGCCCGGTGGGCCCCGGCGGGGTCGACCGGGCGGTGGCGGAGGTGCCGCGCGACGTCCCCGACGTACTCGCCCTGCACCTGCGGCAGTTGGACGACGCCTGGGCCCGGCCCGTGCTCGCGGCCCTGTCCCACGCCGCGCACCCGGGACTGCCCGCCGAACTGGTCCTCGTGCTTGCGCCGCTGATGGACGGCGCGCCCGCCGCGGCGGCGGACCGGGCGGCCGTGTCCCGGGTCCTCGCCGACCTCGCGTTCTATCTGCGGCGTTCGGTGGACACCGACGGCACGACCCTGTACCGCCTGTTCCACCAGGAGCTCGTCGACCACCTCAAGGCGGCGCCGGTGTCGGCCGCGGCCGTTCACCGCGCCCTGCTCTCGGTCCTGCGGCCCGCCGGGGCGGGCACGGTGGACTGGGCCCTCGCGCTGCCCTACCACCTGCGCCACCTGGTCGGGCACGCCGCCGCGGCGGGCCTGCGCGACACGCTCCTTGCGGACCCCGGCTTCCTGGCGCACGCCGACCCGGCAGGCCTGACCGGGCATCTCGACGCCGCCGAGAGCCCCGAGGCACGCGAACTCGCGGGCGTGTACCGGATGTCCACCGACCGGCACCGCCGCGCCGACCCCGCGGCACGGCGGTCCGTCATGGCCATCGACGCGGCCCGGTCGCAGAACGCCGTGCTCGCACGGCGCCTGGCCCACTCCCCCGGGGCCGCGCCCGTGGCCTGGACGCCCTCCTGGTTCTCCGGGCGGGCGAGCCGCAGGGCGTCCGGCACGGTCCTGGTCACTCAGCGGACCGTCACCGCGCTCGCCGTCGGCGAGTCCGCCGGGCGCCCGGTGGCGCTCAGCACGGACGGCACCGAGCTGCTCCTGTGGGACCTGTGGACGGAGCAGCCGCTGGGCCTCCCTATGACGGGCCACACCCGTCGCGTGCACGCGGTCGCCCTGGGGCGGCTCGGCACCCGGACGTACGGCCTGACCGGGGCGGGCGACGCCACCGTCCGCCAGTGGGACCTGGAGGAGCAACGCCCGCACGGCCCGGCCCTGCGGGGCCATCGGGGAGCGGTGACCGGCGTGGCCTTCGTCGCGGTCGACGGGGTCCCGCTCGTCCTGTCCGCCGCCACCGACGGCACGCTGCGGCTGTGGGACCCGCACCGGGGGCAGCCCGTCGGACCGCCCATCAGCACCGGTACGGCGCCGGTCCGCGCCCTCGCGGTGCTCGACCTGCCCGGCGCGCCGCTCGCCGTCACCGCCGACGGCGACGGGGCGGTCCGGCTGTGGAGCCTCGGGCGGCGCACCGCGCTGGGCGCCGCCCTTCCGGGCGCCCCCGCGCTGATCGAGTGCCTGTCCGCGACGCCGGTCGGCCGGGGCCGGGCCCTGGTGCTCGCGGCGGGCGCCGACCGCACCTGCCTCTGGGACGTCGCCCTCGGCGGCACGGTGGCCGACCCCGTCCCCGTGGCGGGCCCGCCATCGCGGCTCCCGCCGGCCACGGGCCCTGTGGGTCTGCTGGCCTCCTCCGGCCCCGCCCCGGCCGTCGCCGTGATCCCCCGGGCCGAGAACCTCGCGCTGCGCTCGCTGCCCGACGGCGCGGAGCGGGTCCTCGGCGGGCACACGCGCTCCATCACGGCCCTCGCGACGAGCGTGGTGGGCGGTCGGCGCGTCGTGCTGACCGGCAGCCGGGACACCACCGTCCGGCGCTGGTACCCGGACTCCCCGACGCCACCGCCCGAGTACGGCCATCCCGGCCCGGTCACCGCCCTGGCCTGCGGCACCATCGGCGCTCTGCGGGTGGCCGCCGTCGCGGCCGGCGCCGAGGTCTGTCTGCGCGACCTCACGACCGGCCGCGTCCTGCGCCGCGTCGGCACGGCCCACGGCGTCGTCACCGGCGTGGCGTTCGCCCGGACGTCCAGGCGTACGGTCCTCGTCAGCGTGGGGGCGGACCGGGCCGTGCGGATCACGGGCGCCGACGGGGAGCAGACCGGGCCGCCGCTGACCGGGCACACCGGCCGCGTCGACGCGCTGGCCGTCGGCCGCCTCGACGGCGGGCCCGTCGCCGTCACCGGCGGGGTCGACCACAGCATCGCCGTATGGGACTTGACGGGCCGCAGCCTCCTCGGCAGGCACGTCTCCGCGCACGACGCGCCGGTCACCGGCATCGCCCTCGCCGCGGCGGCGGACGGCTCCGCGACCGTGGTCTCCTGCGGCGACGACAGGACCGTCAGGCTCTGGCACCTGACCTCCGAAGGGCTCTTCCCCCGGGGCGTCGTCCGCCAGGAAGGCCCCGTCCGCTCGGTGGCTCTTCGCCCCTCCGTGGCCGGGCCGGTCGCCGTCACCGTCGGCGGCGACCACAGCATCCGTCTCTGGGACACGACCGGAGGGGACCCGCTCGGTCCGCCCCTCGCCGGGCACACCGCCGCCGTCAGCAGCGTCGCCCTCGGGCGCTGCCAGGGCGTTCCCGCGGCCTTCAGCCTGGGCGCCGACGCCACCCTGCGCGCCTGGGACCTCCACGGCCGCCGCCCCCTGGCGCTGCTCGAACTGCCCGAGCCCGGCGAGGCCCTGGCCTGGGCGCCGGGTCAGGGCCTGCTGATCGGTCTCGGCCGGGACGTCCTGCTGCTGCGCGAAGCACCACGCTGA
- a CDS encoding SMP-30/gluconolactonase/LRE family protein → MRRPAAEVAVHASADLGEGPTWDAATGRLLWVDILGSRVHTYDPSSGRRTVLATEQHVGAAVPRAGGGLVVNLRDGVGCYAPDGSFSWLVHAPVPGRRGNDAAVAPDGSLWAGTMRYDEAPGGGDLTRVAPDGTTTELFPEVTVSNGIGWSPDGTLVYYVDSPTRRIDVCRMAGHRPVDRREFVSIEVGAGFPDGLTVDTGGCVWVALWDGAQIRRYTPDGTLDRVVELPVHRPTACAFGGPDLRDLYVTTARVGPRRPHPMAGAVLVVPGAGEGLAGTPFAG, encoded by the coding sequence ATGAGGCGCCCGGCGGCCGAGGTCGCCGTCCACGCGTCGGCGGACCTCGGCGAGGGCCCCACCTGGGACGCGGCCACGGGACGGCTGCTGTGGGTGGACATTCTCGGCTCGCGCGTGCACACGTACGACCCCTCGTCCGGACGCCGTACGGTGCTCGCCACCGAGCAGCACGTCGGCGCGGCCGTGCCGCGCGCGGGCGGCGGCCTCGTGGTGAACCTGCGTGACGGCGTGGGCTGTTACGCCCCGGACGGCTCCTTCTCCTGGCTGGTCCACGCCCCCGTACCCGGCCGCAGGGGCAACGACGCGGCGGTCGCCCCTGACGGGTCGCTGTGGGCGGGCACCATGCGCTACGACGAGGCGCCCGGCGGCGGTGACCTCACCCGCGTCGCCCCCGACGGCACCACGACCGAGCTGTTCCCCGAGGTGACCGTCAGCAACGGCATCGGCTGGAGCCCGGACGGCACCCTCGTGTACTACGTGGACAGCCCGACGCGACGGATCGACGTCTGCCGCATGGCGGGGCACCGGCCCGTCGACCGGCGGGAGTTCGTGTCCATCGAGGTGGGCGCGGGCTTCCCGGACGGCCTGACCGTCGACACCGGGGGCTGCGTCTGGGTGGCTCTCTGGGACGGCGCCCAGATCCGCCGCTACACCCCGGACGGCACCCTCGACCGCGTCGTCGAACTCCCCGTGCACCGCCCCACGGCCTGCGCCTTCGGCGGCCCGGACCTGCGCGACCTGTACGTCACCACGGCCCGCGTCGGCCCCCGGCGCCCCCACCCGATGGCGGGCGCGGTCCTCGTGGTGCCGGGGGCGGGGGAGGGCCTGGCGGGGACGCCGTTCGCGGGCTAG
- a CDS encoding IclR family transcriptional regulator translates to MGRLVPAVTRAFDILELFLDGDGTLSAPEVTRRLGLPRTTVHELLTTLSARSYLAPVPERPGRYRLGVRTYQLGSRYAERLDLAAEGQRVAREVAETCDETVHVAILEDTDVIYIAKVDSTHAVRMVSAAGRRLPAHCTAVGKMLLAALPPAELDARLADRELTAMTPDSLTDPSALRAELSAIRERGIASEHRESNPDVSCVAAPVRDSAGRVVAALSVSVPMIRWSEEREAELAELAAKGAGELSARLGHRGAR, encoded by the coding sequence ATGGGACGCCTAGTCCCCGCGGTGACCAGGGCTTTCGACATACTGGAGCTGTTCCTGGACGGCGACGGCACCCTGTCCGCGCCGGAGGTCACCCGCAGGCTCGGACTGCCGCGCACCACCGTGCACGAACTGCTCACGACGCTCTCCGCGCGCTCCTATCTGGCGCCGGTCCCGGAGCGGCCGGGCCGCTACCGCCTCGGCGTGCGCACGTACCAACTGGGCAGCAGATACGCGGAGCGGCTCGACCTGGCCGCCGAGGGGCAGCGCGTGGCGCGGGAGGTCGCCGAGACCTGCGACGAGACCGTGCACGTCGCGATCCTGGAGGACACGGACGTCATCTACATCGCGAAGGTCGACTCCACGCACGCCGTCCGCATGGTCTCCGCCGCGGGCCGCCGCCTGCCCGCGCACTGCACGGCGGTCGGCAAGATGCTGCTCGCCGCGCTGCCCCCGGCCGAACTCGACGCCCGGCTCGCGGACCGCGAACTGACGGCGATGACCCCCGACAGCCTGACCGACCCGAGCGCGCTGCGCGCCGAACTGAGCGCGATCCGCGAGCGCGGCATCGCCTCCGAGCACCGCGAGTCCAACCCGGACGTCAGCTGTGTGGCCGCGCCCGTGCGCGACAGCGCGGGACGCGTGGTCGCCGCGCTCTCCGTCTCCGTACCGATGATCCGCTGGAGCGAGGAGCGCGAGGCGGAGCTCGCGGAGCTCGCCGCGAAGGGCGCGGGCGAGCTGTCCGCGCGCCTGGGCCACCGGGGCGCGCGATGA
- a CDS encoding mandelate racemase/muconate lactonizing enzyme family protein, translating into MRITGISTHVVGTPWRNLTYVLVHTDEGLTGVGETRMLGRTDALLGYLREAETNHIAGSDPFAVEELVRRMKYADYGRAGEIVMSGIAAVETACWDIKGKALGVPVWQLLGGKVTDRVKAYANGWYTTERTPAAYHRAAKEVVARGYRALKIDPFGTGHLELDAERSRYAVSLIEAVRDAIGPDAELMLEMHGRFSPSTAVRLARELAPFAPAWLEEPVPPENLKALAKVAAKVEVPIATGERIHDRIEFRELFESQAADIIQPDVGHIGGILEARKLAATAETHYTLVAPHNVGGSVLTAASLQLAACTPNFKILEHFNDFADAEIKKVVRGAPRVDPETGCFAVSHAPGLGVELDVDAAAEFPQRRARFDLWAEGWERRSPR; encoded by the coding sequence GTGCGCATCACGGGAATCAGCACTCATGTCGTCGGGACCCCCTGGCGCAATCTCACCTACGTGCTCGTCCACACCGACGAAGGCCTGACGGGGGTCGGTGAGACCCGCATGCTGGGCCGCACCGACGCCCTGCTCGGCTACCTCCGCGAGGCGGAGACCAACCACATCGCGGGCTCCGACCCGTTCGCGGTGGAGGAGCTCGTCCGCAGGATGAAGTACGCGGACTACGGGCGGGCCGGGGAGATCGTGATGTCCGGCATCGCCGCGGTGGAGACGGCCTGCTGGGACATCAAGGGCAAGGCCCTCGGCGTGCCGGTGTGGCAGCTGCTCGGCGGGAAGGTGACCGACCGCGTCAAGGCGTACGCCAACGGCTGGTACACGACCGAGCGCACCCCGGCGGCCTACCACCGGGCGGCCAAGGAGGTCGTGGCGCGCGGCTACCGCGCCCTGAAGATCGATCCGTTCGGGACCGGGCACCTCGAACTCGACGCCGAGCGGAGCCGGTACGCCGTGTCCCTGATCGAGGCGGTGCGCGACGCCATCGGGCCCGACGCCGAGCTGATGCTGGAGATGCACGGCCGCTTCTCGCCGTCGACGGCGGTCCGTCTCGCCCGGGAACTCGCGCCCTTCGCCCCCGCGTGGCTGGAGGAACCGGTGCCGCCGGAGAACCTCAAGGCCCTGGCGAAGGTGGCGGCGAAGGTGGAGGTGCCCATCGCGACGGGCGAGCGCATCCACGACCGGATCGAGTTCCGCGAGCTCTTCGAGTCACAGGCCGCCGACATCATCCAGCCGGACGTCGGCCACATCGGCGGCATCCTGGAGGCGCGCAAGCTGGCCGCCACCGCCGAGACGCACTACACGCTGGTCGCGCCGCACAACGTCGGTGGCTCGGTGCTCACCGCGGCCTCCCTCCAACTCGCCGCCTGCACGCCCAACTTCAAGATCCTGGAGCACTTCAACGACTTCGCGGACGCGGAGATCAAGAAGGTGGTCCGGGGTGCCCCGCGCGTCGACCCGGAGACGGGCTGCTTCGCCGTCTCGCACGCCCCCGGCCTCGGCGTCGAGCTCGACGTCGACGCGGCGGCCGAGTTCCCGCAGCGGCGGGCGCGGTTCGACCTGTGGGCCGAGGGCTGGGAGCGGAGGAGCCCGCGGTGA
- a CDS encoding zinc-dependent alcohol dehydrogenase, with protein MSRAVVVERPGRHRLVRRGTPVPGPGEVLVRVAAAGICASDRELYEGRRDAAYVRYPVTPGHEWAGTVVAVGDGVDTGLVGRRTVAEGFRSCGVCERCRCGETSLCSGGYAETGFTEPGAFADHLTVPARLLHPLADDADLRAAALLEPAAVVAAAARAARPRPGERIAVVGAGTLGMLAVQLLAASTPAVLAVVEPRAARGERARAFGATAALSPEEAKAARGGFDLVVETAGAPASAASSCLLARRGGRVVLTGMFAPGAVGIDPVHLSLSQLELRSVFGASSAAWSDAVRAFGAGLLDPGALVTHEFPLEDFGAAVALAGDGDPRTGKVLLRP; from the coding sequence GTGAGCCGCGCCGTCGTCGTCGAGCGGCCCGGCCGCCACCGCCTCGTCCGGCGCGGGACTCCGGTCCCCGGCCCCGGCGAGGTCCTGGTGCGCGTCGCCGCCGCCGGGATCTGCGCCAGCGACCGCGAGCTGTACGAGGGCCGGCGCGACGCCGCGTACGTGCGGTATCCGGTGACGCCCGGGCACGAGTGGGCCGGCACCGTCGTTGCCGTCGGCGACGGCGTCGACACCGGGCTCGTGGGGCGGCGGACCGTCGCCGAGGGCTTCCGCTCCTGCGGGGTGTGCGAGCGCTGCCGGTGCGGGGAGACCAGCCTGTGCTCCGGCGGGTACGCGGAGACGGGCTTCACCGAACCGGGCGCGTTCGCCGACCACCTCACCGTGCCCGCGCGCCTTCTGCACCCGCTGGCGGACGACGCGGACCTGCGGGCTGCGGCCCTCCTGGAGCCCGCCGCCGTCGTCGCGGCGGCCGCGCGGGCTGCCCGCCCCCGGCCCGGTGAACGGATCGCCGTCGTCGGCGCGGGCACCCTCGGGATGCTCGCCGTCCAGCTGCTCGCCGCGTCGACGCCCGCCGTCCTGGCGGTCGTCGAGCCCCGGGCGGCCCGCGGCGAGCGGGCGCGGGCCTTCGGCGCCACCGCCGCGCTGAGCCCGGAGGAGGCGAAGGCCGCGCGGGGCGGCTTCGACCTCGTCGTGGAGACGGCGGGCGCGCCCGCCAGCGCGGCCTCGTCCTGTCTGCTCGCCCGGCGCGGCGGGCGCGTCGTCCTGACGGGGATGTTCGCGCCCGGCGCCGTCGGCATCGACCCGGTGCACCTGTCCCTGAGCCAGCTGGAGCTGCGCAGCGTCTTCGGTGCCTCCTCCGCCGCCTGGTCGGACGCGGTCCGCGCGTTCGGCGCCGGGCTGCTCGACCCGGGGGCGCTCGTCACGCACGAGTTCCCGCTGGAGGACTTCGGCGCGGCCGTCGCGCTCGCCGGCGACGGCGATCCCCGGACGGGGAAGGTGCTGCTCCGCCCGTAG